The genomic segment CGAAGTCGCCGCAGCCGGGGCACCAGCGGACCATCTGGTCGGACTTGAAGTCCTTGGCGGTCTGCACGATGGGGCCCGCCGCGGGAAGCATCTCCATCTCGTTGTCTGATTCGGCCGGCATGTTATTCGCCTCCCTTGAGGATCGCTTCGACGCCGGCTTCGATCTCGGAGACCTTGAACGGCTGGCCCTTGATCTTGTTGAGCCCCGTCGCCGGGACGAGGTATTTCGCGCGCAGCACCTTGAGCAGCTGGCCCATGTTCAGCTCGGGCACGATCACGCGCTCGAAGCCCGCCATGATGTCGCCGAGGTCCGGCGGCAGCGGATTGAGGTGGCGGATGTGGACGGAGGAGACGCTCTTGCCCTGCTTCTGGAGGTTCTGCACCGCGGCCGTGATGGCCCCGTAGGTCCCTCCCCAGCCGACGAGCAGCACCTTGCCCTTCTTCTCGCCGAGGATCTCGGTCGGAGGGATGTCCTGGGCGATCTTGTTGACCTTCGCGGCGCGCAGGCGGACCATCCGCTCGTGGTTGTCGGGATCGTAGGAGATGTTTCCCGTGATGTCCTGCTTCTCGATGCCGCCCAGGCGATGCTCGTAGCCGGGCACGCCGGGGATCGGCCAGGACCGCGCCATCGTCTCGGGGTCGCGCTTGTACAGCTTGAAGTCCCCGAGCGCGGGGAGCGGCTCCCGGCCGAACTTGGTCAGCGACGCGGCGTCCGGGATCAGCCACGGCTCGGAGCCGTTGGCGAGGTAGCCGTCGGTGAGGAGGAACACCGGGGTCATGTACTTGACCGCGAGGCGGCAGGCCTCGAAGGCCATCAGGAAGCAGTCGCCGGGGGTCGCGGCCGCCAGCACGGGCACCGGGCTCTCGCCGTTGCGGCCGTACAGGGCCTGGAACAGGTCGGCCTGCTCAGTCTTCGTCGGCAGGCCGGTGGACGGGCCGCCGCGCTGCACGTTCAGGATCACGACGGGCAGCTCGGTCATGACGGCCAGGCCGATCGCCTCGGTCTTCAGCGCGACTCCGGGGCCCGACGTGGTCGTCAGCGCGAGGTTGCCTGCGAACGCGGCGCCGATGGCGCTGCCGATCGCGGCGATCTCGTCCTCGGCCTGGAAGGTCTTCACGCCGAAGTTCTTGTGCTTCGACAGCTCGTGGAGCACGTCGGAGGCGGGCGTGATCGGGTACGAGCCGAGCCACAGCGGCAGGCCCGAGACGCTCGAGGCGGCGACGAAGCCGAGCGCGGTCGCCTCGTTGCCGGTGATGTTGCGGTACACGCCGGGCTTGATCGGCGCCTTGCGCACGCGGAAGTGGTGGCCGAAGATCTCCGCGGTCTCGGCGTACGCGTTGCCGGCGTGGAGCGCCTTGTGGTTGGCCTCGACGAACTTGGGGTTCTTCTTGAACTTGGCCTCGATCCACTTCAGCGTCGACTCCATCGGGCGGTCGTAGAGCCAGTACATCATGCCGAGCGCGAAGAAGTTCTTGCAGCGCTCGGTCTCCGTCGCCGACAGGCCCATGCCCTCGAGGGCGTTGCGCGTCAGGCGGCCGAGCTCGACGGGGATCACGCGGAAGTCGGACAGGCTGCCGTCCTCGAGCGGGTTCTTGCCTTCCTCGTAGCCGGCCTTCTTCAGGTTGGCCGCGTTGAAGGTGTCCTTGTTGACGATGATCATGCCGCCTTTCTTGACGTCCTTGACGTTGGCCTTCATCGCGGCCGGGTTCATCGCCACGAACACGTCGGGCGCGTCGCCGGGGGTGAGCACCTGGCGCGACGAGAATTGGATCTGGAAGCCCGAGACGCCGGCGGTCGTGCCCACGGGGGCGCGGATCTCGGCGGGGAAGTCGGGGAAGGTGGACAGGTCGTTGCCCGCGAAGGCGGTGGTGGTGGTGAACTGCATGCCGGTCAGCTGGATCCCGTCACCGGAGTCCCCGGCGAAACGGATCACGGCGGACTCGATCTCCTCGATCGGGAGGTGGGAAGGCTTCGGCTGGGTGGAGGTGTCGCTCATCTCGGATTCTCCGACGGACGAAGTAGCGGCCACGCGGCTCCGCTTCGCCTATTATAGTCCCCGGAGGGCAACCGGAGTATTGATCTAAGTCAATTCTTTTTGACGCCCGCCGCGGGCCGCGCGAAACGACGATTATTACGGCCGGAGGCTGGGGGCGGTGGCCGCCGCGACGAGCTCGAGGAGGCCCTGGGCGGAGCCAGCGGCGGAGGCGCGCGTGGACGGACGGGCCGTCTCGGGGCGGGCGCCCCGGGGAGAGGTGGACAGGGCGACCTCGAAGGAGGACGCGCGCCGCATGGGAGGCAGCAGGGACGCGAAGACGCGGGTCCACACGCGGGGCGCCGCCGCGGCGGGGACCGCCACGGCCGGGGCGTCGTCTTCCTTAGTAGGGGCCTCGCGCCTGGCGGCGGGAGCGGGAGCCGGCTTCGCGGGCTTCTCGCCCCGGGCCGGCGCGGCCTCGGGAGCGGGGCCTTCGACGGATGGGGCCGGGGCGGAGGAGGCTTCCTCGATCGAGGGGGCGTCGGGCGGGACGGCGCCCGCCTCGGGGCCCCGGTCGCTCGCCGCCGAGTCGGCCAGGCTGACGAGGCTGCCGTAGGCGTCGTCCTGGTCGGCGCGGGCGCCGGTGCGCGACAGCGCGAGAGGCAGGACGAGCAGGCCGGCGAGCAACAGGCGCTTCATGACCGTAGAATAGCCCGAAGGCGGCGCGCGAAGGAGGGACGGACGGGTAAGCGGGGGCCCGGCAAGAGGCCCTAGGCGAAGGGGGTCCTCCGGGGCGTCGTTATTGTCGATTACGCTGTGATTGCCCGCGATTCATACCGTTCGTCGATAGCCGCAATCAGTAGCGCAGACTCTGCTCCCCTCGGCAATATCCACACATTGTAGACGCCCCAAGATTCATTCACTCGATAGCGAAACATCCAGTGTCCTACAACTTCGGGGCTCGCACCTTCCTGGGAAACGAAGCCCGCCGCGAGATCCCATATCTGAACCCCGGGGATCCGGCCCATCCATGCGATGAGTTTCTTGCCTATAGCCTGGGCAGATTCAATCGAGCCTTTCGACGCCTCGGCCAGGTTGAATTGGTCCAGCCTTACCGTCATGTGGGCCGTAAAGTGTTTACGATATTCGATCTCCGAAATCGGCTCCGCAAATATGAGATGCGGTTTCCATTCGGAGGGAATGTCGTTCTTAGCGAAATTGGCTCCACAGATCGGAGTCGCAGACTCGAACCAGCGGATGACGGCGCTGGCATTCTGAGGACCGGGACTACTCATTTGCCCCTTCATATGGATACCTACCTTTGATCTCAACATCAATTCGGTGTTCCCCCTTCTCGCCAAAAGGGAACGATTTGCTTCGCCCGATGATGCCGGGTCCGATTAACGCCAAATATCTGCTTGCACCTGAGAGTGAACCCCAAAAGCCAAACATCTCCTTTGGAGAAAGATTGTTTTGTGCTTGCTTTCTAACCCGAGTCAACATTTCCTGGGCAACCGCCCGACTAACATTATTTTTCTTCTCTTCAAATCGACGAGTTCCCTTTCCGGACTGAGAATACATCTGAATATGGATGCTAACCTCGTTTCCTCTGGATTCCGGTCCGGAGCTCCGGTCCGCGAAATCCGCTTTCCCTTTCTCATATTTCTCCTGATCCTTGCTTACCTTCCAATCAACCCAAGCACTGAAAGTGGCATCGCCAACGAGAACGATCCCAGTTGCAGCAAGTGCAATTTTCCCGACGACAGGAAAACGCGATGCCCTTAGGCCTTTCACAATATACTTCTGTGTCTCAGGATTTACGGCGGCCTTTTCCGCTCGGTCAAGCACGGCCGGGCCGGGATTGGCGGCATTAATGATATGGGAATCGGACGCCCGCTCGACGGACGGGGTCGATGGTGATTGATCCGCATCACCGGCCAGAAAGATCGCAGTTGCGATGCCCTTGGCATCGGTTCGAAGCGTGGCCGTATATTGCGGATCTTGTCCGAGGGTAAGAGTCAATTCATGCCCATCGAGTCTGACTCCGGGTTGACCCTCGATATCGGTGCAGGTAAGACGCAAGCTCAGCGTAAACGAATCTTCATCGACTGTTTCCGGAATCGAGACCGGGCTAAACTTGCACTCGGGCATAGCCGGCGCATTCGACAAGACGACGGAGGCCGTTGCCGTCAGCGATTTTCGGACAGTCGCCTGCGCCTCGAGGTCGATCTTCTCGTCCGTCTTTGCCTCAACATCGGATTCCGCTGCTTCAAAGGATTCGGTGCTCATGGCGCGGACTTCGGCGTCCAATTCGTTCTGCGCGCTGTCGGACTTTCCTCTCACGGCCTTCGTGTCCCCGGTCTTGACCGTCCTGACCCCACGATCCCGGCGAACGATCGCGGCGATCGTCGCCTTGCCCGCCGCGTTCGTCCTGGCTTCCGGCTTGCCCTTGAATCGAAGCAAGGTCGCAGGCGTCGCCTTGAAGCCGACGAGGATGCCCTCCTTAGAGGCCTCTCCTTCGCTGAGAGTCACGAACGCCGTCAAGGTCACCTCATCGCCCGGAGCAACGGCCAAGGGCGTGGCCTCAAGGGTCAGATTACTGAGCGTGGGAGGCTCTTTGGGTTTCGGCTGCACTTTCGGGAGTTCGCGGGCCTCGGTACGGCTGCGCGTCGCCGCCGGCGAGGTCTTCGATTTCGAGAACGCTGTCCCAATCTTTCGGAACAACGCGGGAATGCCTTGGAATACGACGGTCTTCACGAGCGGAACAATAGCTTCGCCGAGAGCGCGGCCGAGTTCCCCGGCGCCGCTGGAATCTTATGCGGTCCCTCCCGAGTAAGACGACGAACCGCCGCAGTTCTGCACGCAGACGCCGTTCGGGACGCGCGGCGGCGGAGGCAGGCTGGGGATGTTCCAGGCTCCAAGGCCGGCTTCCGTCAACGCGCCGGAACGAGTCCGACTCAGGACGGCGGCGGTACCGGCGTCCTCGATGACTTCAGTCTGGGAGATTCCCGTCGCTTCCGATTCGGGGGTATTAAGCCAGTGCGCGAGCACAGGCGCCGGTATGGCAACCGGCCATCGGCCTTCCTCTGTATCGGCCGGGCGCAGGACGAGCAAGCCCGCGACTCCACCCGCCTCGTTGAGGACCGGACCTCCCGTCAACTCGGGCGAAATCGCGGCGTCGGTCTGGAAGCTGCTCTCCCCGGTTTTGGTGACGAGGCCGGAGGTCTTGGTCCACAGTCCCGCGACCGTCGTATGGCCGAGCACGGTGACGAGTTCGTCTTTCTCGGGAGCGGCCTCCGCCAAGGCGAGTCCCGGACGAGACTGATCCTCGGAAAAAGCGAGAACCGCCAAACGGAGGTACGGTTGGCGGCGGATGACGACGGCCTTTATCTCGACTGGCCGGGTGCTTCCGGAATAGGCGAAGAGGAACGGGCGGTCGGTGTCGGCGACTACGGAGGCATCGGTGAGAAGAACAGGCCCGGACTTCGTCTGGAGCAAAGTCCCGGCGGCGCGATGATCCTTCCACGCCACGACGAAAACGCTCTCCTCAGGCCGGCTTGCGACTGAACGTGCCGCCTGAACCAGACCCGATTCCATCGCGCGGTGATGGGCGGCAAGTTCTTCATAGATTGAGGCACGGGCACAATAGAGCCTGGCGCGCACGGCGCCGTCCGCCTTTTCCGAGGCGAGCGCCAAGGTCAACTTGCGGGCCCGGGCGCGCTTCTTCTCATAATCGGCCGGCGCAAGCCTCGTCTTGGCCGAGGCTTGGTCAAGCGCCTGAGCCGCGGTTTTGCCGGCCGCGGTTGGTCCCAATAAGGAAACCAGCCAAGGTGAAGCTTCCCCGGCTGCAGTGGAGAACAGCCCATCCTGGTTGGACAGAAGCGACGCTCGTTTCTCGGAGGGAACGCAGGACGACTCCTGAAAGCGCCCGGCCCAGGTGTAGTCGGCGACCGCCAAAGTGCGGTAGAGCGCGTCGAGGCCCGATGATCGATCCCGGAAAAAGGGCTTTAACTCCGGGGACATGCGCGGCTCGAGACGGGCGAGGGTCTCCTTGGCTTGTTCTTCGTCGCGGAAGGACTCTAGCCCATCGGACAGGAGAAGAAGATCGGACTGAAGGGAGGCCAGCCCCTTCGCGTCTCCGGAGCCGTCGTTCGCAGATTCGACCGCTTTGGCGTCTGGGGTCAGCGCGTATGTCGAAAGTAGATACCAGAGAGGATCGGTCGTGGTCTCAGCCCGGAGCGGAAT from the Elusimicrobiota bacterium genome contains:
- a CDS encoding 2-oxoacid:acceptor oxidoreductase subunit alpha codes for the protein MSDTSTQPKPSHLPIEEIESAVIRFAGDSGDGIQLTGMQFTTTTAFAGNDLSTFPDFPAEIRAPVGTTAGVSGFQIQFSSRQVLTPGDAPDVFVAMNPAAMKANVKDVKKGGMIIVNKDTFNAANLKKAGYEEGKNPLEDGSLSDFRVIPVELGRLTRNALEGMGLSATETERCKNFFALGMMYWLYDRPMESTLKWIEAKFKKNPKFVEANHKALHAGNAYAETAEIFGHHFRVRKAPIKPGVYRNITGNEATALGFVAASSVSGLPLWLGSYPITPASDVLHELSKHKNFGVKTFQAEDEIAAIGSAIGAAFAGNLALTTTSGPGVALKTEAIGLAVMTELPVVILNVQRGGPSTGLPTKTEQADLFQALYGRNGESPVPVLAAATPGDCFLMAFEACRLAVKYMTPVFLLTDGYLANGSEPWLIPDAASLTKFGREPLPALGDFKLYKRDPETMARSWPIPGVPGYEHRLGGIEKQDITGNISYDPDNHERMVRLRAAKVNKIAQDIPPTEILGEKKGKVLLVGWGGTYGAITAAVQNLQKQGKSVSSVHIRHLNPLPPDLGDIMAGFERVIVPELNMGQLLKVLRAKYLVPATGLNKIKGQPFKVSEIEAGVEAILKGGE
- a CDS encoding trypsin-like peptidase domain-containing protein; this encodes MKRLQAVLALLLAASIPLRAETTTDPLWYLLSTYALTPDAKAVESANDGSGDAKGLASLQSDLLLLSDGLESFRDEEQAKETLARLEPRMSPELKPFFRDRSSGLDALYRTLAVADYTWAGRFQESSCVPSEKRASLLSNQDGLFSTAAGEASPWLVSLLGPTAAGKTAAQALDQASAKTRLAPADYEKKRARARKLTLALASEKADGAVRARLYCARASIYEELAAHHRAMESGLVQAARSVASRPEESVFVVAWKDHRAAGTLLQTKSGPVLLTDASVVADTDRPFLFAYSGSTRPVEIKAVVIRRQPYLRLAVLAFSEDQSRPGLALAEAAPEKDELVTVLGHTTVAGLWTKTSGLVTKTGESSFQTDAAISPELTGGPVLNEAGGVAGLLVLRPADTEEGRWPVAIPAPVLAHWLNTPESEATGISQTEVIEDAGTAAVLSRTRSGALTEAGLGAWNIPSLPPPPRVPNGVCVQNCGGSSSYSGGTA